In Torulaspora globosa chromosome 1, complete sequence, a genomic segment contains:
- the SSO1 gene encoding syntaxin (ancestral locus Anc_6.258) → MSYNNNPYESQNPYESHGAAPTESYEMKAAQNGYGNVQGGGSSGGDFVQFMGKINEINGELDTYEQLINSIDTYHKRLLAEVNEDQEMELRRTLDDIVSQASDLQYQLRNKIKSAQQDGLHDASKQAQAENSRQRFLKAIQDYRIIESNYKEENKEQAMRQYRVVQPDATDEEVENAINDVGGQQIFSQALLNANRRGEAKTALAEVQARHQELLKLEKTMAELTQLFNDMEQLVVEQQENIEVISKNVEEAQQDVEQGVGHTNKAVTSARRARRNKIRCWIIVFLIFAVVVVVVVVPSVVTSKK, encoded by the coding sequence ATGAGCTACAACAACAATCCTTACGAGTCGCAGAACCCTTATGAGTCGCACGGAGCGGCTCCGACTGAGAGCTACGAAATGAAAGCTGCCCAAAATGGGTACGGTAACGTGCAGGGCGGTGGTTCGAGTGGTGGAGACTTTGTGCAATTCATGGGTAAGATCAATGAGATCAATGGTGAATTGGACACGTACGAGCAACTTATCAACAGCATCGACACGTACCACAAGAGACTGTTGGCTGAAGTGAACGAAGACCAGGAAATGGAGTTGAGACGCACTTTGGATGACATAGTATCTCAGGCTTCCGATTTGCAGTACCAgttgagaaacaagatcaagagtGCTCAGCAGGACGGGTTGCACGACGCCAGCAAGCAGGCGCAGGCGGAGAATTCGAGACAaagattcttgaaagcCATCCAGGATTACAGAATAATAGAGTCTAACTACAAGGAGGAGAACAAGGAGCAGGCAATGAGACAGTACCGCGTGGTTCAGCCCGATGCGACCGAcgaagaagtggaaaacGCCATCAACGACGTAGGTGGACAGCAGATCTTCTCGCAAGCGCTCTTGAACGCAAACAGACGTGGCGAAGCCAAGACCGCGTTGGCTGAAGTGCAGGCAAGACACCAGGAACTGCTCAAGCTGGAGAAGACGATGGCAGAACTGACCCAGCTGTTCAACGACATGGAACAGCTTGTCGTGGAACAGCAGGAGAACATCGAGGTGATCAGCAAGAACGTCGAGGAAGCGCAACAAGACGTCGAACAAGGTGTCGGACACACCAACAAAGCCGTCACGAGCGCCAGAAGGGCCAGAAGAAACAAGATTAGATGCTGGATCATTGTGTTCCTGATCTTTGCTGTggtcgtcgtcgtcgtcgtcgtccCATCCGTCGTGACGTCCAAGAAATAA
- the NSL1 gene encoding MIND complex subunit NSL1 (ancestral locus Anc_6.259) — MPKVDVTVEQLRSIYGQLYDALDEKMRLHLPAEAAEGKDHVRREVGLQLQDFLSQVMEMASSSVRVVNSDDPSGKMSVSELISKSQEKYVEPFDLELNEKVRQAYQEWEDQTVQVAVLRRNAPQQVNQAYVTARDAFLSRLDARIEQLQAEDHAGVDSEQELDAAGSFGDSYWQEAAEQYERSLLTLRDAQARIPQTRSDITKMKSLVAYLEDQLE, encoded by the coding sequence ATGCCGAAGGTGGATGTGACTGTAGAGCAGCTGCGAAGCATCTATGGACAGCTTTATGACGCCCTGGACGAAAAAATGAGACTGCATCTGCCGGCAGAGGCCGCGGAGGGCAAGGACCACGTTCGGCGAGAGGTTGGGCTGCAGTTGCAGGACTTTCTCTCACAGGTCATGGAGATGGCCTCTAGCTCTGTGAGAGTGGTTAATTCAGACGATCCGAGCGGTAAGATGAGTGTGAGTGAACTGATCTCGAAATCGCAGGAAAAGTACGTCGAGCCCTTCGACTTGGAGCTGAACGAAAAGGTGCGACAGGCGTACCAGGAGTGGGAGGACCAGACCGTACAGGTGGCCGTGCTGCGGAGAAACGCTCCGCAGCAGGTCAACCAAGCGTACGTGACCGCCAGGGACGCTTTTCTGTCGCGGCTGGACGCCAGAATCGAGCAATTGCAGGCGGAGGACCATGCCGGCGTGGACTCAGAGCAAGAGCTCGACGCAGCTGGCAGCTTCGGCGACAGTTACTGGCAAGAGGCTGCGGAACAGTACGAGCGATCGCTCTTGACCCTGCGCGACGCCCAGGCAAGGATACCGCAGACAAGATCTGATATTaccaagatgaagagcCTGGTGGCGTACCTCGAGGATCAACTAGAGTGA
- the VMA11 gene encoding H(+)-transporting V0 sector ATPase subunit c' (ancestral locus Anc_6.260), translated as MSLVVETNEYAPLYAPFFGFAGCAAAMVLSCLGAAIGTAKSGIGISGIGTFKPELIMKSLIPVVMSGILAIYGLVVAVLIAGNLSPTEEYTLFSGSMHLSCGLCVGFACLSSGYAIGIVGDIGVRKFMHQPRLFVGIVLILIFSEVLGLYGMIIALILNTRGSEK; from the coding sequence ATGTCCCTTGTGGTGGAAACCAATGAGTATGCTCCCCTTTATGCTCCATTCTTTGGTTTTGCAGGCTGCGCTGCTGCCATGGTGCTGTCCTGTCTCGGTGCAGCTATCGGTACTGCCAAGTCTGGGATCGGGATCTCGGGTATCGGTACGTTCAAGCCTGAGCTGATTATGAAGTCGTTGATTCCTGTGGTTATGAGTGGTATTCTGGCGATTTACGGTCTGGTTGTCGCAGTGCTGATCGCTGGTAACTTATCGCCCACGGAAGAATACACACTTTTCAGCGGGTCCATGCACCTAAGTTGCGGATTATGTGTTGGATTTGCCTGCTTGAGTAGCGGATATGCAATTGGGATCGTGGGCGATATAGGAGTAAGGAAATTCATGCATCAACCGCGGCTGTTTGTTGGAATTGTGCTGattctcatcttctctGAAGTGCTTGGATTGTATGGGATGATTATTGCATTGATTTTGAACACCAGAGGTTCAGAAAAATAG
- the RVB2 gene encoding RuvB family ATP-dependent DNA helicase reptin (ancestral locus Anc_6.261) — MSIQTIDPNEGPDSLKSLSLIAAHSHITGLGLDEHLQAKESSEGMVGQLQARRAAGVLLKMVQNGTIAGRAVLVAGPPSTGKTALAMGLSQSLGKDVPFTAIAGSEIFSLELSKTEALTQAFRKSIGVKIKEETELIEGEVVEIQIDRSITGGHKQGKLTIKTTDMETIYELGNKMIDGLTKEKVLAGDVISIDKASGKITKLGRSFARSRDYDAMGADTRFVQCPEGELQKRKTAVHTVSLHEIDVINSRTQGFLALFTGDTGEIRSEVRDQINTKVAEWKEEGKAEIVPGVLFIDEVHMLDIECFSFINRALEDEFAPIIMMATNKGISKTRGTNYKSPHGLPLDLLDRSIIITTTNYNEQEIKTILSIRAQEEEVELSTEALDLLTKIGTETSLRYSSNLISVAQQISFKRKSNVVDVVDVKRAYLLFLDSARSVKCIQENDTQYIDDQGHVDISSGSHAAPIATGGEPMDTTE; from the coding sequence ATGTCAATTCAAACTATTGATCCGAATGAAGGTCCAGATTCGTTGAAATCTTTATCGCTGATTGCAGCTCACTCGCATATCACAGGTCTAGGCCTCGATGAGCATCTACAGGCGAAGGAGTCATCGGAAGGAATGGTAGGGCAGCTGCAAGCTAGACGTGCAGCCGGTgttcttttgaagatggtTCAAAATGGAACGATTGCAGGAAGAGCCGTTTTGGTCGCTGGCCCACCTTCCACGGGTAAGACTGCACTGGCCATGGGTTTGTCGCAGTCTTTAGGCAAGGATGTGCCTTTTACTGCTATAGCTGGCTCAGAgatcttttctttggagtTGAGCAAGACCGAGGCCCTGACGCAAGCGTTCAGAAAATCTATCGGTGTGAAGATTAAGGAGGAAACCGAGCTGATTGAGGGTGAAGTTGTCGAGATTCAGATTGATAGATCGATTACTGGAGGACATAAGCAGGGGAAGCTAACCATTAAGACCACTGACATGGAGACTATCTATGAGCTTGGTAATAAGATGATCGACGGGTTGACCAAGGAAAAAGTGCTTGCTGGGGATGTGATTTCTATCGATAAGGCCAGTGGTAAGATTACTAAGCTAGGTAGATCATTTGCCAGGTCCAGAGACTACGATGCCATGGGCGCTGACACGAGGTTTGTGCAATGTCCAGAAGGTGAGCTacaaaagagaaagactGCTGTTCATACCGTCTCGCTGCATGAGATCGACGTGATCAACTCGAGAACACAGGGCTTCCTAGCTCTGTTTACCGGCGACACAGGGGAGATCAGATCCGAGGTTAGGGACCAGATCAACACCAAGGTCGCCGAATGGAAGGAAGAAGGCAAGGCGGAAATTGTGCCAGGTGTCcttttcatcgatgaggTCCACATGCTGGACATCGAGTGCTTTTCGTTTATCAATAGGGCTTTGGAGGACGAATTTGCCCCAATAATCATGATGGCCACGAACAAAGGCATCTCCAAGACCAGAGGAACCAATTACAAATCTCCACATGGCCTGCCACTGGATCTACTGGACAGATCGATCATTATAACAACCACCAACTACAATGAACAAGAAATAAAGACGATTTTATCGATCAGGGCCcaggaggaagaagtggagCTAAGCACTGAGGCACTTGATCTCCTCACAAAGATAGGCACAGAGACCAGTCTACGCTACAGTAGCAACTTAATCTCCGTTGCACAGCAGATCTCgttcaagagaaagagtAACGTAGTCGATGTGGTCGACGTTAAGAGGGCTTATTTACTTTTCCTGGACAGCGCACGGTCCGTGAAATGCATCCAGGAGAATGATACGCAGTATATCGATGACCAAGGGCATGTGGACATCTCAAGCGGCAGCCATGCCGCTCCAATAGCCACTGGAGGCGAGCCCATGGACACCACAGAATGA
- the ENV7 gene encoding putative serine/threonine protein kinase ENV7 (ancestral locus Anc_6.262), whose product METIREIVKSCCNLCCCCCTYSESYVSLNGRRYNIKRLLGESSLSFVYLVQQSGGTSSGGAISLGPVRELYALKRIRCPFGNVESISNAMREVENYRRFQSPYIIALIDSQVAQEKDGSKTVSILLPFFPLGSLQDSIDRNLLKSTFISESECLRIMMGIARGLRCLHDPAAREQTGSDAETAQDTVSMSYSEEAALLLDDTPLELDILSSQNTVATKSYIHRDIRPSNILFSAEGLPIISDLGSCCKADIKVTTRHQLSELQEWVTDNCAMPYTAPELLNITLNSSVSCRADIWSLGCTCYTMLFGISPFERELQVSGVSLVYAACNAKFSFPQQTRYSDGLIQMIKSCIQVDPAARPDINELLSTLQDLQTSS is encoded by the coding sequence ATGGAAACGATCAGGGAAATCGTGAAATCATGCTGTAACTtgtgctgctgctgttgtaCCTACTCAGAATCGTATGTCTCCCTCAATGGGAGGCGGTACAACATTAAGAGACTTTTGGGAGAAAGCAGTCTGTCGTTCGTGTACCTAGTTCAGCAATCGGGCGGGACCAGTAGCGGTGGTGCTATCAGCCTTGGGCCTGTTCGAGAGCTTTATGCCCTTAAGAGGATAAGATGTCCTTTCGGTAACGTCGAGAGCATATCGAATGCGATGAGGGAGGTGGAGAATTACAGGAGGTTTCAGAGCCCGTATATCATTGCCCTGATAGATTCCCAGGTCGCTCAGGAGAAGGATGGATCCAAGACAGTGAGCATACTTTTACCTTTTTTCCCGCTGGGCTCCCTCCAGGACAGCATAGACCGCAACCTGCTCAAGAGCACCTTTATATCCGAGAGCGAGTGTCTGAGGATCATGATGGGCATTGCCAGAGGTCTGCGTTGTCTGCACGACCCAGCCGCGAGAGAGCAGACCGGTAGCGATGCGGAGACGGCACAGGACACTGTATCTATGTCCTACAGTGAGGAGGCGGCGTTGCTGCTTGACGACACGCCGCTCGAGCTCGACATCCTGTCGTCTCAGAACACTGTTGCGACGAAATCATACATCCACAGAGACATCAGGCCTTCCAACATTCTGTTTTCCGCAGAAGGTCTCCCGATCATATCCGATCTAGGTTCATGTTGCAAGGCGGATATCAAGGTTACGACAAGACACCAGCTCAGCGAGCTGCAAGAATGGGTCACTGATAACTGTGCAATGCCCTATACAGCACCCGAACTGCTCAATATTACGCTCAACAGCTCCGTCAGCTGCAGGGCAGATATTTGGTCACTGGGTTGCACATGCTACACTATGCTTTTTGGCATATCGCCGTTCGAGCGCGAGTTGCAAGTTAGTGGAGTGTCTCTGGTTTATGCAGCTTGCAATGCCAAATTCAGCTTCCCACAACAGACAAGATACTCAGATGGCCTGATTCAAATGATAAAGTCCTGTATTCAGGTTGATCCAGCCGCTCGTCCAGACATAAACGAGCTTCTTAGCACGTTGCAAGATCTGCAGACCTCGTCGTGA
- the ADD37 gene encoding Add37p (ancestral locus Anc_6.263), with the protein MSTNASVKSFQNCLETEVPGYNDCPSFLYQVNKVSARGGRRNRIAAKVRDICGNTTAPSMPPPLTNSTAKETDDEGHSQIMSKEEVLAKVRDVYNAESKLSVQEFEFYRRKVDLNMTKSLDSESTRRVLTTVLEELEDKDRCARILREWLTSDVTISSWCPAFLKIYENASII; encoded by the coding sequence ATGTCCACAAACGCTAGTGTCAAAAGTTTTCAGAATTGCTTGGAAACTGAAGTGCCAGGTTACAATGACTGCCCATCGTTCTTGTACCAAGTGAACAAAGTATCCGCAAGAGGCGGCAGAAGAAATAGGATAGCTGCAAAAGTACGAGACATATGTGGGAATACTACAGCGCCTAGCATGCCTCCCCCGCTGACAAATTCCACTGCAAAAGAAACTGATGATGAAGGGCACTCGCAAATTATGTCGAAAGAAGAGGTTCTTGCGAAGGTTCGAGATGTATATAATGCCGAGAGTAAGCTGTCTGTCCAAGAGTTTGAGTTTTACAGGCGGAAAGTAGACTTGAATATGACGAAAAGTCTCGATTCAGAGTCGACGAGGCGCGTGTTGACGACTGTCctggaagaattggagGATAAGGACAGGTGCGCCCGCATATTGAGGGAATGGCTGACCTCTGACGTTACAATCTCCAGTTGGTGCCCAGCCTTTCTCAAAATATATGAAAATGCGTCAATTATTTAA
- the SUI3 gene encoding translation initiation factor eIF2 subunit beta (ancestral locus Anc_6.264) has protein sequence MSSELAAELGFDPSMKKKKSSKKVAPENLDAVISQSEADVNDDLFAGLKKKKKKKSKAASEEPTDSTDDISEALGELKLKKKKKKAKETDLDDFEQQLAKAGVKVDETTSKESTPVIESTLQQEVGLGYPDLLHRFFEILKANNPELAGDRSGPKFRIPPPVCLRDGKKTIFSNIQDISEKLQRSPEHLIQYLFAELGTSGSVDGQKRLVIKGKFQSKQMENVLRRYILEYVTCKTCKSINTELKKEQSNRLFFLVCKSCGSTRSVSSIKTGFQATVGKRRRM, from the coding sequence ATGTCGTCAGAATTAGCTGCAGAATTGGGGTTTGACCCCTCTatgaaaaagaagaagtctTCGAAGAAGGTGGCACCGGAAAATCTCGATGCGGTCATTTCACAATCTGAAGCAGATGTTAACGATGATCTATTCGCTggattgaagaaaaagaagaagaagaagagtaAAGCAGCTTCTGAGGAACCCACGGACTCCACAGATGACATTTCGGAAGCATTGGGCGAActaaaattgaagaaaaagaagaaaaaggcAAAGGAGACGGATTTGGACGATTTCGAACAGCAACTGGCCAAGGCTGGTGTCAAGGTCGATGAAACTACTAGTAAAGAGAGCACTCCAGTGATCGAATCGACGCTTCAACAGGAAGTCGGTTTGGGGTACCCCGATTTACTTCACAGATTTTTCGAGATCCTGAAAGCTAACAACCCAGAACTAGCTGGTGACAGATCCGGACCAAAGTTCAGAATTCCACCTCCTGTGTGTTTGCGTGATGGTAAGAAGACCATTTTCTCTAATATCCAGGACATCTCCGAGAAATTGCAAAGATCCCCAGAGCATCTTATCCAATATCTGTTTGCTGAATTGGGTACCTCTGGTTCTGTGGACGGGCAGAAGAGACTAGTCATCAAGGGTAAATTTCAATCTAAACAAATGGAAAACGTTTTGAGAAGATACATCTTGGAATATGTCACCTGTAAGACATGTAAGAGCATTAACAcagagttgaagaaggaacAATCCAACagattgttcttcttggtctgtAAAAGCTGTGGTTCGACAAGATCCGTGTCCTCCATCAAGACTGGTTTCCAGGCTACCGTCGgaaagagaaggagaatGTAA
- the YAR1 gene encoding Yar1p (ancestral locus Anc_6.265) has translation MTLHTEPLDQEDQDAIILDARAGDLESLRDIFTTLIHPKLLKTCRDSSSNSTALHMACANGHVEAARYIMELVKENSASDEEVREFVNQQNETGNTALHWASLNGKLEAVKLLCDEYEADPFIRNKFNQDAIYEAENNGKEEVEGYFLEKYDVEPLRNEEESQDNGAAPAVQVTKGTEIEQVTKDATEALRQNTEQLDINDS, from the coding sequence ATGACGCTTCACACAGAGCCATTGGATCAGGAAGACCAGGATGCCATCATATTAGACGCCAGAGCTGGAGATCTGGAGTCTCTGCGGGATATTTTCACCACTTTGATTCATCCAAAACTGTTGAAGACATGCAGAGATTCAAGCTCCAACTCCACTGCATTGCACATGGCATGTGCCAACGGCCATGTAGAGGCTGCCAGATACATCATGGAATTGGTGAAGGAGAATTCCGCCAGCGACGAGGAAGTCAGGGAGTTTGTGAACCAACAAAATGAAACAGGCAACACAGCATTGCATTGGGCCTCCTTGAACGGTAAGCTCGAAGCCGTGAAACTGCTCTGCGACGAGTATGAAGCGGATCCTTTCATCAGGAATAAGTTCAACCAAGATGCAATTTACGAAGCGGAGAACAACGGAAAAGAGGAAGTTGAAGGCTATTTCCTTGAAAAGTACGACGTGGAGCCGCTAcgaaatgaagaagagagccAGGACAACGGGGCTGCGCCCGCAGTTCAGGTGACGAAGGGCACAGAGATCGAGCAAGTCACTAAAGACGCGACGGAGGCCCTCAGACAAAACACCGAGCAATTGGACATCAACGATTCGTAG
- the RTP1 gene encoding Rtp1p (ancestral locus Anc_6.266): MLDEKREKATKTLKEVVENGPQFTRESPLDEAFKALYESIISKLNDSKTYQELGCSSNEEFVNQLLQHFGRIHDAACDKQRIDGGELLPISLHDMRYMDTLIKLILFHGLEANLPASARSQICPDELGCGILRSHPANPQTLIAVMACLYPIISDTSRADDYARMVVLRGPLYREMVLGLLHLFASMEDAQYEKMVDVLETVQQTYELLNVYTSLVDTIRDTELRAVLLVRLSTLPVRRNDGVLSLIDFVTGARESEQIDVEKVCRVTEILVAKPKNMSSVEYFTNLFEQVREQLSHINRPLVITCLNDLISTLYQKNSRIIQDFLFKPVFDVLYNMPIKNYTSKQLNDVTNVLISLTKSPSVEMMEALTSAYGQNQFYLHLWIYALFLRKFQTLAPIMYDKDGNKIEETPAPYYNVILSLIKSYMVLTNHFESLDHLALNLINFEHSQWKYVVDLQTQLVSITVKDEGEKLPRSLTTGRNERDGSFDLFKDIDMAVDLFVLLLNLIGNEEVTKNLFLNVLSRWVKSSIDNKRPDTLDGSESSALILVDLKILERMNKEFTSEIVKKPDDILLLILELLGSITEEEKQKPEIGEDSDDEEEEPVAATAASTIFDIVLELLGTVLDKGVLKSSSKAQETLQAIHEKLGRHENRQCEELRSKIHHLLNNTNISDLQTESSFADNQLLLEAMNNINDPIDPIKVQGLTTLARLAEKQSQVVQLPRFRAIFLQHLRYPDPFVYLNAVKGLAVLCERDPNETVDALLKIYLNLEQRHKIDDVLKIGESLSLYIQREGELFQGRNANNIVDACLAIVRKHDSLDNRIRMSAISLLGVCLRVNAIGIQDRIPLILDCVFGVLQLETTAKQAARNKNYKDAFVVRRAAIHLVFDLLNDNGFDLLPKDYNHGQLVVLLRYAREHDDDALVRKHADEILQLTGRLLALQI; this comes from the coding sequence ATGCTGGATGAGAAGCGCGAAAAAGCCACCAAGACGTTGAAGGAGGTAGTCGAAAATGGACCGCAGTTTACTCGAGAGTCGCCACTGGATGAGGCTTTTAAAGCCCTCTACGAATCTATAATCTCCAAATTGAATGATTCGAAGACATATCAGGAGTTGGGCTGCAGCAGTAACGAGGAGTTCGTGAACCAGCTACTGCAGCACTTTGGCAGGATACATGATGCTGCCTGTGATAAACAGCGAATAGATGGTGGCGAGCTACTGCCAATCTCGCTTCATGATATGCGCTATATGGACACACTGATTAAGCTGATACTTTTCCATGGGTTAGAGGCTAATCTGCCAGCTAGCGCGAGATCACAGATATGCCCCGATGAGCTCGGTTGTGGTATTTTAAGGTCCCACCCGGCAAATCCACAGACATTGATCGCTGTCATGGCGTGTCTTTATCCCATTATAAGTGATACATCGAGAGCAGATGATTATGCTAGGATGGTTGTGTTGAGGGGACCTCTGTATCGGGAAATGGTTTTGGGCCTGCTGCATCTTTTTGCTAGCATGGAGGATGCCCAATATGAAAAAATGGTggatgttcttgaaacGGTGCAACAGACGTACGAGCTGCTTAATGTTTATACGTCTCTAGTTGACACAATCCGCGACACGGAACTGCGTGCTGTCCTTCTTGTTAGATTAAGTACATTACCGGTACGCAGAAATGATGGTGTATTGAGTTTGATAGACTTTGTCACAGGCGCGCGGGAGAGCGAACAGATAGATGTCGAGAAGGTCTGCAGAGTGACAGAAATCCTGGTGGCCAAGCCTAAGAACATGAGCAGCGTCGAGTATTTCACGAATCTCTTCGAGCAGGTGAGAGAACAGTTATCCCATATAAACAGGCCCTTGGTCATCACCTGCCTTAACGATTTGATAAGCACTCTGTACCAAAAGAATAGCCGTATAATCCAGGACTTTCTTTTCAAACCGGTGTTCGATGTGTTGTACAATATGCCTATTAAGAATTACACTTCAAAACAATTAAACGATGTCACCAATGTACTGATTTCTCTTACCAAGAGTCCGTCCGTGGAGATGATGGAAGCCCTAACGAGCGCCTACGGACAGAACCAGTTCTACCTCCACTTATGGATCTACGCTCTCTTCCTTAGGAAGTTCCAAACTTTAGCTCCAATAATGTACGATAAGGATGGCAACAAGATTGAAGAGACACCAGCGCCGTACTACAACGTTATTCTCTCTCTCATAAAATCGTACATGGTCCTCACAAACCACTTTGAGTCTTTGGATCACTTGGCGCTGAACTTGATTAATTTTGAACATTCACAGTGGAAATACGTTGTCGATTTACAGACGCAACTTGTTTCCATCACTGTAAAGGATGAGGGCGAGAAACTGCCGCGCTCACTCACCACTGGTCGAAATGAGCGCGATGGCTCcttcgatcttttcaaagacaTTGATATGGCAGTAGACCTCTTCGTGTTACTTTTAAATCTGATAGGGAACGAAGAAGTGACCAAAAATCTCTTTCTAAATGTTCTCAGCAGGTGGGTTAAGAGCAGCATCGACAATAAGAGACCGGACACTCTAGATGGCAGCGAGTCCAGTGCATTGATACTGGTGGACCTCAAGATCTTGGAGCGCATGAACAAGGAGTTTACCAGTGAGATTGTCAAGAAACCAGATGACATTCTATTATTGATCCTGGAGCTCCTTGGCTCCATTACTGAGGAGGAAAAGCAAAAGCCTGAGATAGGCGAAGATTCcgacgatgaggaggaggagccAGTCGCTGCTACTGCTGCATCAACAATTTTTGACATCGTGCTAGAGCTGCTCGGGACTGTACTAGATAAAGGTGTTTTGAAGTCTAGCTCAAAGGCTCAAGAAACACTACAGGCCATCCACGAGAAATTGGGCAGGCATGAAAATCGACAATGTGAAGAACTGCGATCGAAAATCCATCATCTTTTAAACAACACCAATATTTCAGACCTACAGACCGAATCCTCTTTTGCAGACAATCAACTGCTGCTTGAGGCCATGAATAATATCAATGATCCAATAGATCCCATTAAAGTACAAGGACTCACCACGTTGGCTCGCCTCGCCGAAAAACAATCCCAGGTTGTTCAGCTCCCTAGATTCAGGGCAATCTTTCTACAGCACCTGCGTTATCCAGACCCCTTCGTCTACCTGAACGCCGTCAAGGGCCTAGCTGTGCTATGCGAACGCGATCCGAACGAGACCGTCGATGCCCTACTCAAAATATATCTAAACCTAGAGCAAAGACACAAGATCGATGACGTGCTCAAAATTGGCGAATCTTTGAGTCTCTACATCCAGCGAGAAGGCGAGCTGTTCCAGGGCCGCAATGCCAACAACATTGTCGATGCTTGTCTCGCTATAGTCCGAAAACACGACTCACTAGACAACAGAATAAGAATGTCTGCGATCTCGCTGCTCGGCGTATGTCTGCGAGTAAACGCGATCGGCATACAGGACAGAATACCTCTGATACTCGACTGTGTCTTCGGTGTTCTACAGCTAGAGACCACCGCAAAGCAGGCAGCCCGTAATAAAAACTACAAAGATGCGTTTGTCGTCAGAAGAGCTGCTATCCATCTGGTTTTCGACCTTCTCAATGACAACGGTTTTGATCTGCTGCCAAAAGATTACAACCACGGCCAATTAGTCGTGTTACTCAGATACGCTAGAGAACACGACGATGATGCTCTCGTCCGCAAGCATGCCGATGAGATCTTACAGTTGACTGGTAGGCTGTTGGCGCTGCAGATCTGA